In Amyelois transitella isolate CPQ chromosome 5, ilAmyTran1.1, whole genome shotgun sequence, one DNA window encodes the following:
- the LOC106139080 gene encoding small integral membrane protein 14, translating into MGDEMDPCECLWNHEMAMRRLISLLRQGQSYCTDSECLEQLPGLPAPQSAGNSFLVMFLMMALAVAMYMMRPQRNQIQDVTKPDRNQDRDGAPPTPPRI; encoded by the exons ATGGGCGACGAAATGGATCCTTGCGAATGCCTTTGGAACCATGAAATGGCCATGAGGCGCCTGATTTCTCTG CTCCGTCAAGGGCAATCATACTGCACAGATAGTGAATGCCTAGAGCAGCTGCCAGGGCTGCCGGCTCCACAATCAGCCGGGAACAGCTTCCTCGTGATGTTCCTGATGATGGCCCTCGCCGTCGCCATGTACATGATGCGCCCGCAACGCAACCAGATACAGGATGTCACCAAACCGGACCGCAATCAG GACCGTGACGGCGCCCCGCCCACTCCTCCGCGGATCTAA
- the LOC132904436 gene encoding piggyBac transposable element-derived protein 4-like, whose product MSDSESDPDYQPSYSSQSASSSDESSSHSEEDGRPIQPRAPTPTSNWYQSDGSRQKQFPLDIQPGINVPNDCDSELSIYRLFLTEDVMDLMVNMTNCYANKTLTLNRVTRNMRLSKWTDCTPEEMLKFLGLLIYMGLKKLPRISDYWSKNILYESKVCRQVMSRNRFELLLRCWHFEDTIFLGPSHADRLIRIRRFLELLTKNFHNVKTPGEYVTIDESMVAFRGRISFMQYIPGKRHKYGIKLFKLCDDDGYALDIIVYEGKTANRQDSVATDVVMKLCQPYLGVGRSVVTDNFYTSVDLAKKLLDNNTHLIGTLRKNRKGLPKKVIQEKLKKGEMIAMENSDGILVLKWKDKREVFALSTKHSIGFVSCKSKRNPNKTVLKHKCSIDLSDQLASYSSPARRNIRWFQKLAVDLLFSTAVTNAYITYKKHKNLHSKTYTITKFRENLCLQMLGIKDSNPAESSLRQPEHKFSKSLLTDHRSRLVRRRCIHCYEKHRSAGFSALEARNKTKKVNTVCLKCPSQPSVCAECYGEIHTQITKRM is encoded by the coding sequence ATGTCGGACTCGGAAAGTGATCCAGACTATCAACCATCGTATTCTTCGCAATCTGCATCATCTAGCGATGAAAGTTCGTCACATAGTGAAGAAGATGGGCGTCCAATTCAGCCGAGGGCTCCGACGCCGACGTCAAATTGGTATCAATCTGATGGATCTCGACAGAAGCAGTTCCCACTGGACATTCAACCAGGTATCAATGTTCCGAACGATTGTGATTCAGAATTGAGTATATACCGACTGTTTCTTACTGAAGACGTGATGGACCTCATGGTGAATATGACTAATTGTTATGctaataaaactttaacacTTAATCGTGTCACACGCAATATGAGGCTATCAAAATGGACAGACTGTACTCCAGAAGAAATGCTGAAATTCCTCGGCCTTCTGATTTACATGGGACTAAAGAAATTACCTAGAATTAGTGACTATTGGAGTAAAAACATTCTTTACGAAAGCAAAGTATGTCGCCAGGTGATGAGCAGAAATAGATTCGAGTTGTTGCTCAGGTGTTGGCACTTCGAAGACACCATTTTCCTTGGACCTAGTCATGCTGATCGCCTCATAAGGATAAGGCGGTTTCTGGAGCTGCTTacaaaaaattttcataatgtGAAAACACCGGGTGAATATGTTACCATAGACGAAAGCATGGTAGCTTTTAGAGGACGTATATCATTTATGCAATACATTCCTGGCAAACGCCACAAATAcggaataaaactttttaagctGTGTGACGATGATGGTTATGCGCTCGACATCATTGTGTACGAAGGAAAAACGGCAAATAGACAGGACAGTGTAGCCACAGACGTAGTGATGAAGCTATGCCAACCTTATTTGGGAGTTGGCAGAAGTGTGGTCACAGATAACTTTTACACCAGCGTTGATCTAGCAAAAAAGCTTTTGGATAACAATACTCATCTGATTGGCACTCTTCGCAAGAATAGGAAAGGGTTGCCGAAGAAAGTTATTCAGGAAAAGTTGAAGAAGGGTGAAATGATTGCAATGGAAAATAGTGACGGAATTCTCGTTCTCAAATGGAAAGACAAACGTGAAGTTTTTGCTTTGTCGACGAAGCACTCCATTGGCTTTGTTAGTTGCAAAagcaagaggaatcccaacaAGACAGTGTTGAAACACAAGTGTTCCATCGATTTATCTGATCAATTGGCGAGTTACTCTAGTCCAGCTAGAAGAAATATTCGTTGGTTTCAGAAACTTGCTGTTGATCTACTGTTTTCTACTGCTGTCACAAATGCTTACATCACCTATAAAAAACACAAGAATCTGCACAGCAAGACTTATACCATTACAAAATTTAGGGAGAACCTCTGTCTACAGATGCTGGGAATAAAGGACTCTAATCCAGCAGAGAGCTCACTTCGGCAGCCAGAACATAAGTTCAGCAAGTCACTGCTCACAGACCACAGAAGCAGATTAGTTCGTCGTCGGTGCATTCATTGCTATGAAAAGCATAGATCCGCTGGTTTCTCAGCACTAGAAGCtaggaataaaacaaaaaaagtaaacacTGTCTGTCTTAAGTGTCCGTCCCAGCCAAGCGTTTGCGCTGAATGCTATGGAGAAATTCATACGCAAATTACGAAAAGAATGTAA